The Geotoga petraea genome has a window encoding:
- a CDS encoding L7Ae/L30e/S12e/Gadd45 family ribosomal protein has protein sequence MREKKILNLLGFASRSRSFVFGKDGIRAYIRGNQKNKIIIIASDTGDAVKEDTVKRCKSHGIIYYILKDYNKEDLSNAMGKLEISVVGVTDENLAAGIIDLVKNGGENDAKDQSI, from the coding sequence ATGAGAGAAAAAAAGATTTTAAATCTTTTGGGTTTTGCTTCTCGAAGTAGGTCTTTTGTTTTCGGAAAAGATGGAATTAGAGCTTATATTCGGGGAAATCAGAAAAACAAGATAATTATTATTGCATCTGACACTGGAGACGCGGTTAAAGAAGATACTGTTAAAAGATGCAAGAGCCACGGTATTATATATTATATCCTTAAAGATTATAATAAAGAAGATTTATCTAATGCAATGGGTAAATTAGAGATTAGCGTAGTAGGCGTAACTGATGAGAACCTTGCTGCAGGAATTATTGACTTAGTAAAAAACGGAGGTGAAAATGATGCCAAAG